A portion of the Limibacillus sp. genome contains these proteins:
- a CDS encoding DUF126 domain-containing protein, whose product MGALVVPAAVEGPVLVCEEGLSFWGGVDPETGRVIDAHHDQHGRSLAGQVVLMPTSRGSCTGSGVLLELALKGHAPAALLFREEEDVLTLGALIAGRMFERSLAVARLTAEEYEAVSKQDRVRIAGGVLEGEGL is encoded by the coding sequence ATGGGCGCTCTCGTCGTTCCCGCGGCCGTCGAAGGCCCCGTCCTGGTTTGTGAGGAGGGGCTGTCCTTCTGGGGCGGCGTCGATCCCGAAACCGGCCGGGTGATCGACGCCCATCATGACCAGCACGGCCGTTCGCTGGCCGGACAGGTGGTCTTGATGCCGACCAGCCGTGGCTCCTGCACGGGCAGCGGCGTGCTCCTGGAACTGGCGCTCAAGGGCCATGCGCCCGCCGCCCTGCTGTTCAGGGAGGAGGAGGACGTTCTCACCCTCGGCGCGCTCATCGCCGGGCGCATGTTCGAGCGCTCCCTGGCCGTCGCGCGCTTGACGGCGGAGGAGTACGAGGCGGTCTCGAAACAAGATCGGGTGCGCATCGCCGGTGGCGTTCTGGAAGGCGAGGGGCTGT